The Rhodothermales bacterium genome has a segment encoding these proteins:
- a CDS encoding M20/M25/M40 family metallo-hydrolase, giving the protein MRLLACLLTALLTVSATAQTFYYDDDTLREMYRVGIDESQTRALAHQLLDVIGPRLAGSEGLEQSQDWLIETYQEWGVATEKQEIGTWSRWKGGILHVDMLAPRVTSLEAELKAWSPATNGPVTGDVLLPPSDGDIEAWKANVAGNFVLLSAPEEMCRARQELEANAQEAEISALNDRRVGTARAHAARLQHLTGLGNAFRAAASAASLVDSLGAAGTLESRWSGGWGVNKVFATNNQQAVSLDVSCEDYGLLYRLVANGTPVRLRVNAEAEFGGEVPQFNVIARMEGSELPDEYVILGAHLDSWHAATGATDNGTGTLTMLEAARILKETYPNPRRTILIGHWANEEVGLVGSAAFREDNPEIMEGVQAMFNQDNGTWAFERLEGQAFAESPMFLPRWAGALPAEWQARMVVEVPGAQNNAGSDHTSFVCAGIPSFRLQSPYDEYRQYTWHTNRDTFDKVMFDHLAMNATTAAIVAYMASEDERRFGREKALLPPSRNGMARSWRGCRDVVRSSGR; this is encoded by the coding sequence ATGCGTCTACTGGCCTGCCTGCTCACGGCACTGCTGACTGTTTCCGCCACCGCCCAGACTTTCTACTACGACGACGACACGCTGCGCGAGATGTATCGCGTAGGCATTGACGAGTCACAAACCCGCGCGCTGGCTCATCAGCTGCTGGACGTGATCGGCCCCCGGCTTGCGGGCAGCGAAGGCCTCGAGCAGTCCCAGGACTGGCTGATCGAGACCTACCAGGAGTGGGGCGTGGCCACCGAAAAACAGGAGATCGGCACGTGGTCTCGCTGGAAGGGCGGCATCCTGCACGTGGACATGCTGGCTCCGCGCGTCACGAGCCTGGAGGCTGAATTGAAAGCCTGGAGCCCGGCCACGAACGGTCCTGTCACGGGCGATGTGCTCCTGCCCCCCTCGGACGGCGACATCGAAGCCTGGAAGGCGAACGTCGCCGGCAACTTCGTGCTGCTGTCGGCGCCTGAGGAAATGTGCCGCGCCCGGCAGGAACTGGAAGCCAACGCGCAGGAGGCCGAAATCTCGGCGCTCAACGATCGCCGTGTCGGCACCGCAAGAGCGCACGCCGCCCGGCTGCAGCATCTGACCGGACTTGGCAACGCCTTCCGAGCCGCCGCGTCTGCGGCGAGCCTGGTGGACTCGCTCGGAGCCGCCGGCACACTCGAGTCTCGGTGGTCTGGCGGCTGGGGCGTCAACAAGGTGTTCGCTACCAACAATCAGCAGGCGGTGTCCCTGGACGTATCCTGTGAGGACTACGGACTGCTCTATCGCCTGGTGGCCAATGGAACGCCCGTGCGTCTGCGCGTCAACGCCGAGGCTGAGTTCGGAGGCGAGGTGCCGCAGTTCAACGTCATCGCCCGCATGGAGGGTAGCGAACTGCCCGACGAATACGTGATCCTGGGGGCCCACCTTGATTCATGGCACGCCGCCACCGGTGCCACCGACAACGGCACCGGCACGCTCACCATGCTGGAGGCGGCCCGCATTCTGAAAGAGACCTACCCGAATCCGCGCCGCACGATTCTTATCGGTCACTGGGCCAACGAAGAAGTCGGCCTTGTCGGCTCTGCGGCATTCCGCGAAGACAACCCGGAAATCATGGAAGGCGTGCAGGCCATGTTCAACCAGGACAACGGCACGTGGGCGTTTGAGCGACTCGAGGGCCAGGCGTTTGCGGAATCTCCCATGTTTCTTCCGCGATGGGCGGGCGCACTACCCGCCGAATGGCAGGCGCGCATGGTTGTCGAAGTGCCGGGTGCACAGAACAACGCCGGCTCGGATCACACCAGCTTTGTGTGTGCCGGCATCCCCAGCTTCCGCCTGCAGTCTCCGTACGACGAGTATCGCCAGTACACCTGGCATACCAACCGCGACACCTTCGACAAGGTCATGTTTGACCACCTGGCCATGAATGCAACCACGGCGGCCATCGTGGCCTACATGGCCAGCGAGGACGAGCGCCGGTTTGGTCGTGAGAAGGCCCTGCTGCCGCCATCGCGTAACGGCATGGCGCGTTCGTGGCGCGGCTGTCGGGACGTGGTCAGGTCCAGCGGACGGTAG
- a CDS encoding GNAT family N-acetyltransferase, whose protein sequence is MPNASFQGPLPGDIEILPYSAEHRGGVIACFRSNVPKYFSSNELPDFLKHVEADKGPYLVMLDRGEVLACGGFALRGDTADLCWGMVRADYQGKGFGDALMLYRLLAIIQSPARAVRLETSQHTENFFRRYGFSVAEREKDGFEPGLDRVEMRAELDSVFKQLIDERMSGFQNLN, encoded by the coding sequence GTGCCTAACGCTTCATTCCAAGGACCGCTCCCCGGCGACATCGAGATTCTCCCGTATTCCGCAGAACACCGGGGTGGCGTGATCGCCTGCTTTCGCAGCAATGTGCCCAAGTACTTCTCCAGCAACGAGCTACCGGACTTTCTGAAGCATGTTGAGGCGGACAAGGGCCCATACCTGGTAATGCTCGACCGCGGGGAGGTTCTGGCCTGCGGCGGCTTTGCCTTGCGCGGCGACACGGCCGACCTCTGTTGGGGCATGGTGCGGGCAGACTACCAGGGCAAGGGCTTCGGAGATGCCCTCATGCTCTACCGCCTCCTGGCCATCATTCAGAGTCCTGCCCGAGCCGTCCGGCTGGAAACCAGCCAGCACACAGAAAACTTTTTCCGGCGTTACGGCTTCTCCGTTGCCGAACGAGAGAAAGACGGATTCGAACCCGGACTGGACCGCGTGGAGATGCGCGCGGAGCTCGACAGCGTATTCAAACAACTGATTGACGAGCGCATGTCCGGATTCCAGAATCTGAACTAA
- a CDS encoding aldehyde dehydrogenase family protein, with amino-acid sequence MEATTEARAFLDTLGISEINAGGFDGEWIGSGPLLDVTTPIDGSHIASVRQVTTEEYNRVVDSAHQAFLEWRKVPGPKRGEVVRQLGDALRAHKHELGALVTLEMGKILAEGEGEVQEMIDICDFATGLSRQLYGLTMPSERPDHHMKEQWHPLGVVGIISAFNFPVAVWAWNSALAAVCGDSTVWKPSEATPLTAIACTRIAQQVCIDNDVNPAIFSLVIGDVPTVGEPMLADKRIPLISATGSCRMGYRAASVVGQRLGKTILELGGNNAIIVTPHANMDMVLPAILFGSVGTAGQRCTSTRRIIVHESMREELETRLVRAYKDVRIGDPSDPSTLMGPLVNQRSVDDLMRAKEQVVAEGGEILYGGELLEGPDYPGGLYVTPCIARAKNDFAIVQNETFGPILYIIGYGDANSSPREAVDELEEAMRLHNDVPQGLSSAIFTGHVREAEYFLSHRGSDCGIANVNIGTSGAEIGGAFGGEKETGGGRESGSDSWKVYMRRQTNTVNWSTELPLAQGISFG; translated from the coding sequence ATGGAAGCTACCACCGAAGCACGCGCTTTTCTCGACACGCTCGGCATCTCCGAGATCAACGCCGGCGGTTTTGACGGCGAATGGATTGGATCCGGCCCTCTGCTGGACGTGACGACGCCCATCGACGGCTCGCACATCGCGAGCGTGCGGCAGGTCACCACGGAGGAGTACAACCGTGTCGTGGACAGCGCGCACCAGGCGTTCCTGGAATGGCGCAAGGTGCCGGGGCCCAAGCGCGGCGAAGTGGTGCGGCAGTTAGGCGATGCGCTCCGTGCCCACAAGCACGAACTCGGTGCGCTGGTGACCCTGGAGATGGGCAAGATCCTGGCCGAGGGTGAGGGCGAGGTGCAGGAGATGATCGACATCTGCGATTTTGCGACCGGTCTCTCCCGGCAGCTCTACGGGCTGACCATGCCGTCCGAGCGGCCTGACCACCACATGAAGGAGCAATGGCATCCCCTGGGCGTGGTGGGCATCATTTCCGCCTTCAACTTCCCGGTGGCGGTCTGGGCCTGGAATTCTGCCCTGGCAGCCGTTTGCGGCGACTCCACCGTGTGGAAGCCGTCTGAGGCCACGCCGCTCACGGCCATTGCCTGCACCAGGATTGCGCAGCAGGTCTGCATCGACAATGATGTGAACCCGGCCATCTTCTCGCTGGTGATCGGCGACGTGCCGACGGTGGGCGAGCCGATGCTGGCCGACAAGCGCATTCCGCTCATTTCCGCTACAGGAAGCTGCCGCATGGGGTATCGCGCGGCGAGCGTGGTCGGACAGCGCCTTGGCAAGACCATCCTCGAACTGGGCGGCAACAACGCCATCATCGTCACGCCGCACGCCAACATGGACATGGTGCTGCCGGCGATTCTCTTCGGTTCGGTAGGTACGGCCGGTCAGCGCTGTACGTCCACGCGACGCATCATCGTGCACGAATCCATGCGCGAGGAGCTGGAGACCCGCCTGGTGCGCGCCTACAAGGATGTGCGCATCGGCGACCCGAGCGATCCCTCCACGCTGATGGGTCCGCTGGTCAATCAGCGCTCGGTGGATGACCTCATGCGGGCCAAGGAGCAGGTTGTTGCCGAGGGCGGCGAAATCCTGTACGGTGGCGAGCTGCTGGAAGGGCCCGACTATCCCGGCGGGCTGTACGTCACGCCGTGTATCGCGCGCGCCAAGAACGACTTTGCCATCGTGCAGAACGAGACCTTCGGGCCGATTCTCTACATCATCGGCTACGGCGATGCCAACTCCTCGCCGCGCGAAGCGGTCGATGAGCTGGAGGAGGCCATGCGCCTGCACAACGATGTGCCGCAGGGACTGTCCTCCGCCATCTTTACCGGCCACGTCCGTGAGGCGGAGTACTTCCTGTCCCACCGCGGGTCCGATTGCGGTATTGCCAACGTCAACATCGGCACCTCCGGTGCAGAGATCGGGGGAGCGTTTGGTGGCGAGAAGGAGACCGGGGGTGGACGCGAGTCCGGTTCCGATTCCTGGAAGGTGTATATGCGCCGCCAGACCAACACGGTGAACTGGAGCACGGAGCTGCCGCTGGCGCAGGGAATCAGCTTCGGCTGA
- a CDS encoding L,D-transpeptidase family protein, with product MVVVIQILRLLLFTQLLGLTPQADPDNWPAAADSAVVRLLETTLEESPGFDAQYPWARPVDEDIQQFYAANAYRAAWMDGPEPTRLAEMLMREIEASEQDGFRPEAFGLTALHEATELVEEDPVPRNAVAAELEFSRAFIQFAGAHLEGRVDPRGLGSEVYLTVPRAQMDSILTEVLSGSPPRSLRTLLVPESPRYENLVDALARYREIADRGGWQPVSDGDELIRPGDLDPRVPALRARLSASGDLASGAMSDSTFDGAIQSALARFQERNGLVVDSTVGPATLAALNTTVEERIRQIEMSMERLRWLPRDLGDRHIFVNIPEFKVYGYDEGRESLEMRVVVGSEYGGRETPVFQDEMDHVVFNPYWNVPRSITMGEILPNVKEDPGYLASRGYEGVDGDGDVVPGAAVTVDDIESGAVRIRQQPGTNNALGQVKYMFPNRHAIYLHDTPADHLFSEAERDFSHGCIRLEDPPGFGEYVLGQEGWGLLDVESAIASNERQVVRLSETIPVYIMYLTAFEDDGLIAFRGDIYDNDRALLTALERYEGQVTASK from the coding sequence ATGGTAGTCGTCATTCAAATTCTCCGCCTGCTGCTTTTTACCCAGCTTCTGGGGCTCACCCCGCAAGCCGATCCGGACAACTGGCCGGCCGCGGCAGATTCCGCGGTCGTACGCTTGCTGGAAACGACTCTCGAGGAGTCGCCGGGCTTTGATGCCCAGTATCCATGGGCTCGCCCAGTGGATGAGGACATCCAGCAGTTCTATGCGGCCAACGCATACAGAGCCGCCTGGATGGACGGTCCCGAGCCGACCCGGCTCGCCGAGATGCTGATGCGGGAGATTGAAGCGTCTGAGCAGGATGGATTTCGTCCTGAGGCATTCGGGCTAACTGCCCTGCATGAGGCCACTGAGTTGGTGGAAGAGGATCCGGTGCCGCGCAATGCGGTCGCCGCCGAGCTGGAGTTCTCGCGGGCCTTCATACAGTTTGCCGGCGCGCACCTCGAAGGGCGTGTCGACCCGCGCGGGCTGGGGTCTGAGGTGTACCTGACCGTCCCTCGTGCCCAGATGGATTCGATTCTTACCGAGGTCCTTTCAGGGAGTCCGCCACGCTCGCTGCGCACACTGCTTGTGCCGGAGTCGCCGCGGTATGAGAACCTCGTGGATGCGCTCGCCCGGTATCGCGAAATAGCGGACCGAGGAGGGTGGCAGCCCGTTTCCGACGGAGATGAGTTGATTCGTCCCGGAGACCTGGACCCGCGCGTTCCGGCACTGCGGGCACGCCTGAGTGCCAGTGGAGACCTGGCATCGGGCGCCATGTCCGACTCGACATTTGATGGAGCGATTCAATCCGCTCTCGCGCGCTTTCAGGAGAGAAACGGCCTCGTGGTGGACAGTACGGTCGGTCCTGCCACGTTGGCTGCCCTCAACACCACGGTGGAGGAGCGGATTCGCCAGATCGAAATGAGCATGGAGCGACTTCGCTGGCTGCCCAGGGACCTGGGAGATCGCCACATCTTCGTCAACATCCCCGAATTCAAGGTCTACGGTTATGATGAGGGCCGTGAGTCTCTCGAGATGCGGGTGGTCGTGGGCTCGGAATACGGTGGTCGCGAGACGCCCGTCTTCCAGGATGAGATGGACCACGTGGTCTTCAATCCCTACTGGAACGTGCCGAGGAGTATCACCATGGGGGAGATTCTGCCCAACGTGAAGGAGGATCCGGGCTATCTGGCTTCCCGCGGCTATGAGGGTGTGGACGGCGACGGAGACGTGGTTCCGGGTGCTGCGGTGACTGTGGACGACATCGAATCAGGTGCTGTGCGCATTCGGCAGCAGCCTGGAACCAACAATGCGCTGGGTCAGGTGAAGTACATGTTTCCCAATCGCCACGCCATCTACCTGCACGATACTCCGGCCGACCACTTGTTCTCCGAGGCCGAGCGTGACTTCAGCCACGGGTGCATCCGCCTGGAGGATCCGCCGGGATTCGGTGAGTACGTGCTTGGTCAGGAGGGTTGGGGGCTGTTGGACGTCGAGAGTGCCATTGCTTCCAACGAGCGCCAGGTGGTCCGGCTTTCAGAGACCATCCCGGTGTACATCATGTACCTGACGGCGTTCGAGGACGATGGTCTCATTGCCTTCCGCGGTGACATCTATGACAACGACCGGGCCCTTCTGACGGCCCTGGAGCGATACGAAGGACAGGTGACGGCGTCAAAATGA